The following are encoded together in the Bacillus cereus group sp. RP43 genome:
- a CDS encoding nucleotide sugar dehydrogenase: MNICIIGSGYVGLTSAAVLADLGHSIICVDKDFNKIQALQRGECPIYEPGLKELIYKNQKQLQFQHDISLAIQQSPVILIAVGTPSSPSGKTDLKYLYSVIDLLVPAITSYKTIITKSTVPPGTNQHLYEMLIKNGVPSSLFNIVSNPEFLREGSAVQDMLIPDRTIIGIQKNDTKSLKVMQNIYKKINAPFLCTGLSEAEMIKYTANAFLATKISFINEIARICDAYHIDINEVAKGIGYDFRINPHFLQAGMGYGGSCFPKDLHSLIYTANDRQVTVPILQAVQSINSTQIDLYVEKIKNTIKVPSSKKITVLGISFKPNTDDIRNSLAVELLEKLLPLGYNLHAYDPKASLPPYLNKQVTQHKELKSSITNSDCIILATEWDEFKKLNWQEVKQLMKGCTIVDGRNCIDKDEIEQYSLRYIGVGRS, translated from the coding sequence ATGAATATATGTATTATAGGATCTGGTTATGTTGGGCTCACATCGGCGGCGGTTTTAGCCGATTTAGGTCATTCTATTATTTGTGTAGATAAAGATTTTAATAAAATCCAAGCTCTCCAGAGGGGCGAATGTCCAATTTACGAACCTGGTTTAAAGGAACTTATTTACAAAAATCAAAAACAACTACAATTCCAGCATGATATTAGTCTAGCTATACAACAATCACCAGTTATTCTTATTGCTGTAGGAACCCCTTCTAGCCCCAGCGGAAAGACAGACTTAAAATATTTATACTCTGTTATTGACCTACTAGTTCCAGCAATAACATCCTATAAAACAATTATTACAAAAAGTACAGTTCCACCTGGAACGAATCAACATTTATATGAAATGCTCATCAAAAATGGTGTACCGTCATCCCTATTTAATATTGTTTCTAACCCTGAATTTCTCCGTGAAGGATCTGCTGTTCAAGATATGCTTATTCCAGATAGAACTATTATTGGTATCCAAAAAAATGACACAAAGTCATTAAAAGTTATGCAAAATATATATAAAAAGATTAATGCTCCATTCCTTTGTACAGGTCTAAGCGAAGCTGAAATGATTAAATATACCGCCAATGCATTTTTGGCTACAAAAATATCTTTTATAAATGAAATCGCCCGAATTTGTGACGCGTATCACATTGATATTAATGAAGTGGCAAAAGGAATTGGCTACGACTTTCGAATTAACCCCCATTTTCTTCAAGCAGGAATGGGATATGGAGGATCGTGTTTCCCAAAAGATTTACATTCACTCATATATACAGCAAATGATAGGCAGGTAACAGTTCCTATTTTGCAAGCTGTACAATCCATTAATTCTACACAGATTGACCTCTATGTTGAAAAAATTAAAAATACCATAAAAGTGCCATCTTCAAAAAAAATAACTGTTTTAGGAATTTCCTTCAAACCAAACACTGATGATATTCGTAATTCACTTGCTGTAGAACTTCTTGAAAAATTACTTCCTCTTGGTTACAACCTTCATGCGTATGATCCAAAAGCTTCTCTTCCTCCGTATTTGAATAAACAAGTTACACAACATAAAGAACTAAAATCCTCAATCACAAATTCTGATTGTATTATTCTTGCCACAGAATGGGATGAATTTAAAAAACTTAATTGGCAAGAAGTCAAACAATTAATGAAAGGATGCACAATTGTGGATGGACGAAATTGTATTGATAAAGATGAAATAGAGCAGTACAGTTTACGCTATATAGGAGTTGGTCGTTCATGA
- a CDS encoding glycosyltransferase encodes MKIAIIATEKLPVPAVRGGAIQIYIDSVATIIASKGNDVTVISITDPNLKTEEKNGGVRYIRFAEEGYLHDILEHLRNEQYDVIHLCNRPNWITLLSEVATKTKFVLSVHNEMFAYEKMSDQEGEACIKAVSKIITVSDYIGETITSRFKTAQSKTKTVYSGVDLNEYYPDWTINGKEVKRYVKKELNLQNKKVVLFVGRLSKVKGPHILLQALPKIIEKNPDIVMVFIGSKWFGDNNVNNYVKHLYTLGAMFQNNVIFIKFVKPKDIPTLYTMSDIFVCSSQWQEPLARVHYEAMAAGLPIITSNRGGNPEVIEEGKNGYIVNDFENPDAYAEKIISLLNNESKREQMGKYGRLKVEKDFGWNRVAMNLIGVYKEVL; translated from the coding sequence ATGAAAATTGCAATAATTGCTACTGAAAAGCTACCTGTACCTGCCGTGAGAGGGGGGGCTATTCAAATTTATATAGATTCCGTCGCCACCATTATTGCCTCTAAAGGAAATGATGTAACAGTTATCTCCATTACGGATCCAAATTTAAAAACGGAAGAAAAAAATGGTGGTGTAAGATATATACGTTTTGCAGAAGAGGGATATCTTCATGATATTCTTGAACATTTGAGAAATGAACAATATGATGTGATTCATTTATGTAATCGTCCTAATTGGATTACGTTATTAAGTGAAGTGGCAACAAAGACAAAATTTGTATTAAGTGTGCATAATGAAATGTTCGCGTATGAAAAGATGAGTGATCAAGAAGGAGAAGCATGTATTAAAGCCGTTTCGAAAATTATAACAGTGAGTGATTATATAGGAGAAACGATTACCTCGCGCTTTAAGACAGCACAGTCTAAAACAAAAACAGTATATTCAGGTGTAGATTTAAATGAATATTATCCGGATTGGACTATAAATGGAAAAGAAGTTAAACGTTATGTAAAGAAAGAGTTGAATTTGCAAAATAAAAAGGTGGTTTTGTTTGTTGGGCGCCTGAGTAAAGTGAAGGGACCTCATATTTTGCTACAAGCTCTCCCTAAAATTATTGAAAAAAACCCAGATATTGTAATGGTTTTTATTGGATCAAAATGGTTTGGTGATAACAATGTAAACAACTATGTTAAACATTTATATACATTGGGAGCAATGTTTCAAAATAATGTAATCTTTATTAAATTTGTTAAGCCTAAGGATATTCCAACACTGTACACTATGTCAGATATTTTCGTTTGTTCTTCTCAGTGGCAAGAACCTCTTGCCAGGGTACATTATGAAGCAATGGCGGCAGGATTACCAATTATCACTAGTAATCGGGGTGGTAATCCTGAAGTAATTGAAGAAGGAAAGAATGGTTATATTGTCAATGATTTCGAGAATCCTGATGCATACGCAGAGAAAATTATTAGTCTATTAAATAATGAATCTAAGAGAGAACAAATGGGGAAATATGGACGTTTGAAAGTTGAAAAGGATTTTGGTTGGAATCGCGTTGCCATGAATTTAATTGGAGTATATAAGGAAGTGCTATAG
- a CDS encoding glycosyltransferase, producing the protein MKIAYVCTEKLPSPAIKGGAIQMMIDGVSPYICQEFELTIFSISDPSLPKQSTQDNIHYMYFHQIEYEQNVIKALQSNTFDIIHVFNRPKNIPLYKQASPDSKFVLGLHNDMFAEHKISIPEGNLIIEMVTAIVTVSNYIRETVIERFPHAEHKISIVYSGVNIKTSPPIWTRKGQEIRNEFRTKYAIQDKKVILFVGRLTKNKGPDILIHAMKEIIKIHKDAVLVIVGGKWFSDNRINKYIKKLHKLAKPIKEHVIFTKFIPADQIHNIFLMGDIFVCSSQWHEPLARVHYEAMAAGTPIITTNRGGNAEVITDEHNGCLIEQYNNPKEFSRLIQGLLSQPEFAKLMAQNGRQIVEKNFTFMHTANKLKQVYKQVIIPTNQPVKNLMRPLKIQII; encoded by the coding sequence ATGAAAATCGCATATGTATGTACTGAAAAATTACCTTCTCCAGCAATTAAAGGTGGTGCAATTCAAATGATGATTGATGGAGTATCCCCCTATATATGTCAAGAATTCGAACTCACTATTTTTTCCATCTCGGACCCAAGTCTTCCAAAACAATCAACACAAGACAATATTCATTACATGTATTTCCATCAAATAGAATATGAGCAGAATGTTATAAAAGCACTGCAATCCAATACCTTTGATATTATACACGTTTTTAATCGTCCCAAAAATATCCCCCTATATAAACAAGCCTCTCCAGACAGTAAATTTGTATTAGGCCTTCATAACGATATGTTTGCTGAACACAAAATATCCATCCCTGAAGGCAACCTAATTATTGAAATGGTTACAGCTATCGTTACTGTTAGTAACTATATTAGAGAAACAGTAATTGAACGATTTCCACATGCTGAACATAAAATTTCGATTGTCTACTCTGGTGTAAACATAAAAACATCTCCTCCAATTTGGACACGCAAAGGACAAGAAATTAGAAATGAATTTCGGACGAAATACGCTATCCAAGATAAAAAGGTGATTCTATTTGTCGGTAGATTGACCAAAAACAAAGGACCAGATATACTCATCCATGCTATGAAAGAGATTATTAAAATCCATAAAGATGCGGTACTCGTTATAGTTGGAGGTAAATGGTTTAGTGATAACAGAATAAATAAATATATTAAAAAATTGCATAAACTCGCTAAACCTATTAAAGAACACGTGATTTTCACTAAATTTATTCCGGCGGATCAAATTCATAATATATTTTTAATGGGAGACATATTTGTTTGCAGCTCGCAATGGCATGAGCCATTAGCACGTGTTCATTATGAAGCAATGGCTGCTGGAACCCCTATCATTACAACAAACCGTGGTGGAAATGCAGAAGTTATAACAGATGAACATAACGGCTGCTTAATTGAACAATATAATAACCCGAAAGAGTTTTCTAGGCTTATCCAAGGTTTGCTATCTCAACCAGAATTCGCAAAATTGATGGCTCAAAATGGCAGGCAGATTGTTGAAAAAAACTTTACATTTATGCATACAGCTAATAAGTTAAAACAAGTATATAAGCAAGTTATAATACCAACAAATCAACCTGTAAAAAATCTAATGCGGCCACTTAAAATTCAAATTATATAA
- the cotS gene encoding spore coat putative kinase CotS has translation MEEIAGLEKEHLNRILSFYPFEVNNIILQSSRSGRTVWEVETNEGLKILKQAHMKPKRMLFIAGAHLHLFQKGLPITKMHKTNRGGVCIGADEYAYVLYDKHQGKEVIYYNKEQMEKVLIYAGKFHQASEGYIPHQESKMRSRLGKWHKLYRWKLQELEGNKKIAQSYPNDVFSTMFLEYVDKMIARAKRALQEIDEPFYNEWTKQVIASKGFCQQDFTLARFEEIDDSIFMKELHSITNDLPVRDLRIILNKVMKKMSVWDINLVIHMLSAYDSENPLSEKQYRILWTDLTFPHLLCSIAHKYYLGQKRSWSDEKYIWALQNIIALEDSKEEFLSRFSDIYDEIKNKSGGGRK, from the coding sequence TTGGAAGAAATAGCTGGATTAGAGAAAGAACATTTAAATAGAATCCTTAGTTTTTATCCATTTGAGGTAAATAATATTATTCTGCAATCAAGTAGAAGTGGGAGAACTGTTTGGGAAGTGGAGACAAATGAAGGGTTAAAAATATTAAAACAAGCACATATGAAACCGAAAAGAATGTTATTTATTGCTGGAGCACATTTACATCTTTTTCAAAAAGGATTGCCAATCACAAAAATGCATAAAACAAATAGAGGAGGGGTTTGTATTGGAGCTGATGAGTATGCATATGTATTATATGATAAACATCAAGGAAAAGAAGTAATTTATTATAATAAAGAACAAATGGAAAAAGTGCTTATATATGCAGGTAAGTTTCATCAAGCATCAGAAGGATATATCCCACATCAAGAAAGTAAAATGAGAAGTCGATTAGGAAAATGGCATAAGTTATATAGGTGGAAATTACAAGAATTAGAAGGAAACAAAAAAATTGCACAATCTTATCCTAATGATGTGTTTTCAACAATGTTTTTAGAATATGTTGATAAAATGATAGCTCGTGCCAAAAGGGCATTACAAGAAATTGATGAACCATTTTATAACGAATGGACAAAACAAGTAATTGCATCTAAAGGTTTTTGTCAACAAGATTTTACATTGGCAAGATTTGAGGAAATAGATGATTCTATTTTTATGAAGGAGTTACATTCTATTACAAATGATTTACCAGTAAGAGATTTACGTATTATTTTAAATAAAGTAATGAAAAAAATGTCAGTTTGGGATATTAATTTAGTGATTCATATGCTGAGTGCTTACGATTCAGAAAATCCATTATCAGAAAAACAATATCGCATACTTTGGACGGATTTAACGTTTCCTCATTTATTATGTTCGATTGCACATAAATATTATTTAGGGCAAAAGCGTTCGTGGTCTGATGAAAAATATATTTGGGCATTACAAAATATAATTGCACTTGAAGATTCTAAAGAGGAATTTTTATCTCGATTTTCAGATATTTATGACGAAATCAAGAATAAAAGTGGAGGAGGAAGAAAATGA
- a CDS encoding NAD-dependent epimerase/dehydratase family protein: MKILVTGAAGFIGSHLCQALLKNKSYHVVGIDHFIGPTPTALKTDNIQTLQMNPRFQFIRDNILTTDLPKLLKDVKVVYHLAAIPGVRTSWGKDFDPYVTNNILATQYLLEACKEVKLEKFIQISTSSVYGEKSGMVSENLLPIPLSPYGVTKLSSEHLCHIYHKNFHIPIVILRYFTVYGPRQRPDMAFHRLIKQMLENKPVTIFGDGTQTRDFTYIDDCIRGTIAALETSEHIVGEVINIGGTERSSILNIISTLEKILGKSANKIFLKSIPGEPKQTWADISKANKLLQYHPVVSLSNGLEAEYQYIKQLYKGD, from the coding sequence ATGAAAATACTTGTAACAGGCGCCGCCGGTTTTATTGGTTCTCATTTATGTCAAGCATTACTTAAGAATAAGTCATATCATGTAGTTGGAATTGATCACTTTATTGGCCCTACCCCAACGGCCTTAAAAACAGATAATATTCAAACCCTCCAAATGAACCCACGATTTCAATTTATAAGAGACAATATATTAACTACAGATTTACCCAAGCTTTTAAAAGATGTAAAAGTCGTTTATCATCTAGCTGCTATCCCTGGCGTAAGAACAAGCTGGGGAAAAGATTTCGATCCTTATGTAACCAATAATATACTTGCTACACAATATTTACTTGAAGCATGTAAGGAAGTAAAGTTAGAGAAATTCATTCAGATATCAACATCTTCTGTTTATGGAGAAAAATCTGGGATGGTTTCTGAAAACTTATTACCGATTCCACTTTCTCCATACGGTGTCACAAAATTAAGTAGTGAACACCTATGTCATATTTATCACAAAAATTTTCATATACCAATTGTGATTTTAAGATATTTTACAGTTTATGGACCGAGACAACGACCTGACATGGCATTCCACAGATTAATTAAACAAATGCTAGAAAATAAACCTGTCACAATATTTGGTGATGGAACACAAACACGTGATTTTACCTATATCGATGACTGTATACGAGGAACCATAGCTGCTTTAGAGACAAGCGAACATATAGTAGGAGAAGTTATAAATATCGGTGGAACAGAACGATCTTCCATTTTAAATATCATTTCTACTCTAGAAAAAATATTAGGTAAATCAGCAAATAAAATTTTTCTAAAATCAATTCCTGGCGAACCAAAACAAACATGGGCAGATATATCTAAGGCTAATAAACTATTACAATATCATCCTGTTGTTTCTTTATCCAATGGATTGGAAGCAGAATATCAATATATAAAACAACTTTATAAAGGAGACTAG
- a CDS encoding DUF5700 domain-containing putative Zn-dependent protease, producing MINNTIPSFLKLLESDDIGLYDLKKYYDMYPEAFEEYFNYHCPKTEERLSSAIKKYPEKLEDIRIISEILPSIIQEISEEYRIQFGFNIDLTFHLFVGGFGSNAFVERDIMGDIFLAVEKLSPEREHLRVIVAHEIGHIYHNFVLQESGMDWTKAQWADAAVSLYREGVATYLSQRIAKGLSKSVYYSYDNDGDDWLYCYEEHKDQIKKHFSQDYIKGWTDEKEKEWFRLSGGTYFGYNRLGYFLGKSYIEYIVHTFGETEALTFWSKNNLKSSVMEWLQK from the coding sequence ATGATTAACAATACAATTCCAAGCTTTTTGAAGCTTTTGGAAAGCGATGATATAGGATTATATGACTTGAAAAAATATTATGATATGTACCCAGAAGCCTTCGAAGAGTATTTTAATTATCATTGTCCTAAGACGGAAGAACGTCTTTCTAGTGCAATTAAAAAGTATCCTGAAAAACTAGAAGACATTCGTATTATTTCGGAAATTTTACCATCTATTATTCAAGAAATTAGTGAGGAGTATCGCATTCAATTTGGTTTTAATATAGATTTGACTTTTCATCTATTTGTAGGTGGATTTGGTTCCAATGCATTTGTAGAAAGAGATATTATGGGGGATATATTTCTTGCGGTAGAAAAATTATCTCCTGAAAGGGAGCATCTTCGTGTTATCGTTGCCCATGAAATCGGTCATATATATCATAATTTCGTATTGCAAGAGAGTGGAATGGATTGGACTAAAGCACAATGGGCTGATGCAGCGGTTAGTTTATATCGTGAGGGAGTCGCGACATATTTATCGCAAAGAATAGCTAAAGGATTAAGTAAATCAGTCTATTATTCATATGATAATGATGGTGACGATTGGTTGTATTGCTATGAAGAACATAAAGATCAAATTAAGAAACATTTTTCACAAGATTATATTAAAGGGTGGACAGATGAAAAAGAGAAAGAATGGTTCCGTTTATCAGGAGGGACTTATTTCGGATACAACCGACTCGGTTATTTTTTAGGAAAATCATATATAGAATATATAGTCCATACTTTCGGAGAAACCGAAGCACTTACTTTTTGGAGTAAAAATAATTTAAAGAGTAGTGTTATGGAATGGTTACAAAAGTGA
- a CDS encoding DUF4309 domain-containing protein encodes MKVYMKVLILFLTLTCVVALTACNNAEEKKQTNSTSENSTEKKSDTSETGKKNEDTAQKTEKESMEKPKGQDSVKPSTESNTKNTVLNQKSINHVKDLFEQAKEGKVPNVPYAAHTGDIEEIEKAWGKADKTDQAGNGTYATFTSENVAFGFNKGSQVFDVRSYHSELKSITLQEIEKALGKPASVKVNGNDKIYVYKVNDQFELKFIIPKSTGKVHHISVFSPEDSINNMAG; translated from the coding sequence ATGAAAGTATATATGAAAGTGCTTATATTGTTCCTAACTTTAACGTGTGTAGTGGCTTTAACCGCGTGTAATAACGCTGAGGAAAAGAAACAAACTAATTCAACATCAGAAAATAGTACAGAAAAAAAGAGCGATACGTCAGAAACGGGTAAAAAGAATGAGGACACCGCTCAAAAAACAGAGAAAGAGTCTATGGAAAAACCAAAAGGTCAAGATTCGGTAAAACCATCAACGGAGTCTAATACGAAAAATACAGTGCTTAATCAAAAATCAATTAACCATGTAAAAGATTTATTTGAGCAAGCGAAAGAAGGTAAAGTACCTAACGTACCATATGCAGCACATACAGGTGACATCGAGGAAATAGAAAAAGCGTGGGGAAAAGCAGATAAAACTGATCAAGCGGGCAACGGGACGTATGCAACTTTTACAAGTGAAAATGTAGCATTTGGCTTTAACAAAGGATCTCAAGTCTTTGACGTTCGCTCATATCATTCAGAACTCAAATCGATTACGTTACAAGAAATCGAAAAGGCTTTAGGAAAACCAGCGTCAGTTAAAGTAAATGGTAATGATAAAATTTATGTTTATAAAGTAAATGATCAGTTTGAATTGAAATTTATAATTCCGAAATCGACCGGTAAAGTACATCATATTTCTGTGTTCTCACCGGAGGATAGCATAAATAATATGGCAGGTTAA
- a CDS encoding sugar phosphate nucleotidyltransferase, with the protein MIKKAIIPAAGYGTRSLPITKVVPKEMFPIGNKPAIHYIVEEAMKSGIEQILIVLSSRKNLIVDYFDYSLELEAFLEREQKVELLKKYNIPNIQIHYVRQPYARGLGEAIKLGETFIGNHPFAVLLPDDIIISDKETALNQLIKIYEETKSSVLGIHTVPDEDLGRYGIVNGNSVKADYIQITNIVEKPKVNPPSNLAVIGRYIFTPNIFQLLKKVAPGHGGEYQLTDAIESLLMTKNVYGKIIDGKRFDIGQENDYIQLLNFIHEKNRTNMN; encoded by the coding sequence ATGATAAAAAAAGCGATCATTCCAGCTGCTGGTTATGGTACAAGGAGTCTTCCTATTACAAAGGTAGTTCCGAAAGAAATGTTTCCAATAGGTAATAAACCTGCAATTCATTATATTGTAGAAGAAGCTATGAAGTCAGGTATTGAACAAATATTAATTGTTCTTTCAAGTAGAAAGAACTTAATAGTTGATTACTTTGATTATTCATTAGAACTAGAGGCATTTTTAGAAAGGGAACAAAAAGTCGAATTGTTAAAAAAATATAATATTCCTAACATTCAAATCCATTATGTAAGACAGCCGTATGCGAGAGGACTTGGTGAGGCAATAAAATTAGGAGAAACATTTATTGGTAATCATCCTTTTGCTGTGCTTTTGCCAGATGATATCATAATTTCTGATAAAGAAACTGCCTTAAATCAACTAATTAAGATATACGAAGAGACAAAAAGTAGTGTATTAGGTATCCATACAGTACCAGATGAAGATTTAGGGAGATATGGAATTGTAAATGGGAATAGTGTTAAAGCAGATTATATTCAGATTACAAATATTGTTGAAAAACCAAAAGTAAATCCTCCATCTAATCTTGCGGTGATTGGACGCTATATTTTTACGCCAAATATATTCCAGTTGCTAAAAAAGGTTGCGCCTGGACACGGAGGTGAGTATCAACTAACTGATGCAATAGAGTCTTTGCTTATGACTAAGAACGTGTATGGCAAAATTATTGATGGAAAAAGATTCGATATTGGACAAGAAAATGATTATATTCAACTTCTTAATTTTATACATGAAAAAAATAGAACAAACATGAATTGA
- a CDS encoding AAA family ATPase: MADVKRAKIKIDFENGFSINSDQDIQEVLKLLAEVIQSGGHTGVEVEVQYIDETEITFTDEEEEDEEDEEEEDEEDEEEEEEEEEEEEEEEEDEDEDEDEEDEEDEEDEEDEEDEEEDEEDEEDEEEDEDEEDEEDEEDEDEEDEEDEEDEDEEEDEEDEEDEDEEEDEEEDEDEEDEEDEEDEEDDA; encoded by the coding sequence ATGGCTGATGTAAAAAGAGCAAAAATAAAAATAGATTTTGAGAATGGCTTTAGTATTAATTCTGATCAAGATATACAAGAGGTATTAAAACTTTTGGCTGAAGTTATTCAATCTGGTGGACATACTGGTGTAGAAGTAGAAGTTCAATATATTGATGAAACAGAAATAACCTTTACTGACGAAGAAGAAGAGGACGAAGAGGACGAAGAAGAAGAGGACGAAGAAGACGAAGAAGAAGAAGAAGAAGAAGAAGAAGAAGAAGAAGAAGAAGAAGAAGACGAAGACGAAGACGAAGACGAAGAAGACGAAGAAGACGAAGAAGACGAAGAAGACGAAGAAGACGAAGAAGAGGACGAAGAAGACGAAGAAGACGAAGAAGAGGACGAAGACGAAGAAGACGAAGAAGACGAAGAAGACGAAGACGAAGAAGACGAAGAAGACGAAGAAGACGAAGACGAAGAAGAGGACGAAGAAGACGAAGAAGACGAAGACGAAGAAGAGGACGAAGAAGAGGACGAAGACGAAGAAGACGAAGAAGACGAAGAAGACGAAGAAGACGATGCATAA
- a CDS encoding CotS family spore coat protein, protein MTMHHKVIREHKRMVTYLEIHNEEAEYILSPEEELNLISLAKSMVKHWDIHTTTIELIQGGQLALVWKIHTSDGPFCLKRIHRPEKKALFSIHAQDYLSKKGMRVPNIIPNKKDQLYTKHGPFLFVLYEWIEGRPFELTMQEDLEMIMKGLADFHVASIGYKPPPGIPIFTKLGRWPNHYIKRFQQMEVWKNLSETLIDDPFSQLYLAEIDPFITEAKLTYQRLLESEYRKWTEELRASPNLCHQDYGTGNSLLDTNNQIWVIDLDTVSFDLPIRDLRKMIIPLLDTTGTWNEEQFNIMINAYESVSPLTAEQKKIMFIDMLFPYELYDVIREKYVRKSPLLAAELTEAMEYERIKSKALNILINEF, encoded by the coding sequence ATGACCATGCACCATAAAGTAATAAGAGAACACAAAAGGATGGTGACATATTTGGAAATTCACAATGAGGAAGCGGAATATATACTATCACCTGAAGAGGAACTAAATTTAATATCATTAGCAAAAAGCATGGTTAAACATTGGGATATTCATACAACTACAATCGAACTTATACAAGGTGGGCAACTTGCCCTAGTATGGAAAATTCATACTTCAGATGGACCATTTTGTTTAAAAAGAATTCATCGACCTGAAAAGAAAGCTTTATTTTCAATTCATGCTCAAGATTATCTTTCTAAAAAAGGCATGCGTGTTCCAAATATAATTCCTAATAAAAAGGACCAACTCTATACAAAACACGGTCCATTTTTATTTGTTTTATACGAGTGGATTGAAGGTAGACCTTTTGAACTGACTATGCAAGAAGATCTTGAAATGATTATGAAGGGATTAGCAGATTTTCACGTAGCTTCTATTGGTTATAAGCCACCACCAGGTATACCTATCTTTACAAAATTAGGTCGTTGGCCTAATCATTATATTAAAAGATTTCAACAGATGGAGGTTTGGAAAAACCTATCTGAAACCTTGATTGATGACCCTTTTTCACAACTATACTTAGCTGAAATCGATCCTTTTATTACAGAAGCAAAACTTACGTATCAACGTTTATTAGAGTCTGAATATCGAAAGTGGACAGAAGAATTACGAGCATCCCCCAATTTATGTCACCAGGATTATGGAACAGGAAATTCTTTACTGGATACGAATAATCAAATTTGGGTAATTGATTTAGATACCGTTTCGTTCGATCTACCGATTCGGGATTTACGCAAAATGATTATTCCTTTATTAGATACAACAGGTACATGGAACGAAGAACAATTTAACATTATGATTAATGCATATGAATCAGTTTCTCCTTTAACAGCCGAGCAAAAAAAAATCATGTTTATTGATATGCTATTTCCCTACGAATTATATGATGTAATCCGTGAAAAATACGTCAGAAAATCACCATTACTTGCTG